One part of the Cyprinus carpio isolate SPL01 chromosome B12, ASM1834038v1, whole genome shotgun sequence genome encodes these proteins:
- the chad gene encoding chondroadherin: MYIFSFLLVLVCLQVCIPFVFGAPTQCPSQCHCHGDLQHVICDNVGLKKIPHISEATLLLNLQRNNLGNLPTGSFSEMKGLISLHLQHCQIREISSKAFKGLKKLIYLYLSNNEITNIKPGAFDDLTELTYLYLDGNQITSLPKGIFSPMINLFILQLDNNKLRELQPGTFTGASDLRWLYMSGNELSSIQPGSFDEVENLAILTLDCNKLSTYPLLAMSKLRVVEELNLSKNPLRLMPDHAFRSFGRYMEKLHLNDMSLEKFSGAAFEGVTALKSLHLENNKLKSLPSSLEFSTLQNVTLFNNPWSCTCQLANLRKWMDTSRHHPDAVCASPGIQKGKQIRNSTAFSRCTAKTKRARKGGRL, encoded by the exons ATGTACATTTTCAGCTTCCTACTGGTGCTAGTGTGTCTACAGGTTTGCATCCCTTTTGTTTTTGGTGCACCCACTCAATGCCCAAGCCAGTGCCACTGCCATGGGGACCTGCAACATGTTATCTGTGACAACGTTGGGCTGAAGAAAATCCCCCACATATCCGAGGCCACTCTTCTTCTAAACCTGCAGCGCAACAACCTGGGAAATCTCCCAACCGGGAGCTTCAGCGAGATGAAGGGGCTCATTTCTCTGCACCTGCAGCACTGTCAGATCCGAGAGATCTCCAGCAAGGCTTTCAAAGGACTGAAGAAGCTCATCTACCTCTACTTGTCTAACAATGAGATCACCAACATCAAACCAGGCGCTTTTGATGACCTGACCGAACTGACCTATCTCTACTTGGACGGTAACCAAATTACGAGCCTTCCAAAGGGCATCTTTTCTCCCATGATCAACCTGTTTATTCTGCAGCTTGACAACAACAAGCTTCGAGAGCTGCAGCCTGGTACTTTCACAGGTGCTAGCGATCTTCGATGGCTTTATATGAGTGGCAATGAGTTGAGCTCCATACAGCCTGGTTCTTTTGATGAAGTGGAGAACCTGGCCATTCTAACTCTGGACTGTAACAAGCTGTCCACCTACCCTCTTCTGGCTATGAGCAAGCTGCGTGTCGTGGAGGAACTCAACTTGTCCAAAAACCCTCTCAGACTCATGCCTGACCACGCTTTCCGGAGCTTTGGCCGTTATATGGAGAAGCTCCATCTAAATGACATGAGCTTGGAGAAG TTCTCTGGTGCTGCCTTTGAGGGAGTGACAGCTCTCAAATCTTTGCATCTTGAGAACAACAAGCTAAAATCACTACCGAGCAGCCTTGAGTTCAGTACCCTCCAGAACGTCACTCTGTTTAACAACCCCTGGAGCTGCACCTGCCAGCTAGCAAACCTCAGAAA ATGGATGGACACGAGTCGCCATCACCCTGATGCAGTTTGCGCTTCCCCAGGAATACAGAAAGGAAAGCAAATAAGAAACAGCACTGCTTTCAGTCGCTGCACGGCAAAGACAAAGAGGGCCAGAAAGGGAGGACGGCTTTGA